The following proteins are encoded in a genomic region of Acidobacteriota bacterium:
- a CDS encoding stage 0 sporulation family protein, with product MSAFVSVKLSPVGRAQTFLLPELTPSAGTFSPPTAGETVVVDTGQGSALGRVTRAIPALGERGAPAADSPRRVVRRATREDVLARTRQEQRERDAWQVCTVKIREHGLAMKLTRVEQLFDGSRLIFYYTAEERVDFRELVRELAAHLRSRIEMRQIGVRDEAKMLGGYGPCGRPLCCTTWLNSFEPITIKMAKQQNLSLNPSRLSGMCGRLKCCLRYEIPNGKGVKHGGCAENGGCDNPTGPGCGGGSCGSDGGCGCRR from the coding sequence ATGTCTGCCTTCGTCAGCGTCAAGTTGTCCCCGGTCGGACGCGCGCAGACGTTCCTGCTGCCCGAGCTGACGCCGTCCGCCGGCACCTTTTCCCCGCCCACAGCCGGCGAAACCGTCGTCGTCGACACCGGCCAGGGGAGCGCGCTCGGGCGCGTCACGCGCGCCATCCCCGCGCTCGGCGAGCGAGGCGCTCCCGCCGCGGACTCGCCGCGCCGCGTCGTGCGCCGCGCGACGCGCGAGGATGTTCTCGCCCGCACGCGGCAGGAACAGCGCGAGCGGGACGCGTGGCAGGTCTGCACGGTGAAGATCCGCGAGCACGGGCTCGCGATGAAGCTGACGCGCGTCGAGCAGCTGTTCGACGGGTCCCGGCTGATCTTCTATTACACGGCCGAGGAGCGCGTGGACTTCCGCGAGCTGGTGCGCGAGCTGGCGGCGCATCTCCGGTCGCGGATCGAGATGCGGCAGATCGGCGTGCGGGACGAGGCGAAGATGCTCGGCGGCTACGGCCCGTGCGGCCGGCCGCTGTGCTGCACGACGTGGCTGAACTCGTTCGAGCCGATCACCATCAAGATGGCGAAGCAGCAGAACCTCAGCCTCAACCCGTCGCGCCTCTCGGGGATGTGCGGGCGGCTGAAGTGCTGCCTCCGGTACGAGATCCCCAACGGCAAAGGCGTGAAGCACGGCGGGTGCGCGGAGAACGGCGGGTGCGACAACCCGACGGGCCCCGGCTGCGGCGGCGGATCGTGCGGATCGGACGGCGGATGCGGCTGCCGAAGATAG
- a CDS encoding DNA-binding protein, protein MLMRYAKLGDGFLVRLATGEEIVGAITEFAHAHSIDAASVSAIGSAYDVVLGYFDRATRSYERHAVPGEVEISSLLGNIALKEGRAFPHLHVTVGGRDFRALAGHLFEGKAGATCEVIFRPMPGCVQRVKDEATGLFLLDL, encoded by the coding sequence ATGTTGATGCGATACGCGAAGCTTGGCGACGGGTTCCTGGTGCGGCTGGCCACGGGGGAGGAGATTGTCGGGGCCATCACGGAGTTCGCGCACGCGCACTCCATCGATGCCGCCTCGGTGAGCGCGATTGGATCCGCGTACGACGTCGTGCTCGGATACTTCGACCGCGCCACGAGGTCCTACGAGCGCCACGCGGTGCCCGGCGAGGTCGAAATCTCCTCGCTGCTCGGGAACATCGCGCTCAAGGAGGGACGCGCGTTCCCCCACCTGCACGTCACGGTGGGCGGGCGCGACTTCCGCGCGCTGGCCGGGCACCTGTTCGAGGGAAAAGCGGGCGCGACCTGCGAAGTGATCTTCCGGCCGATGCCGGGGTGCGTGCAGCGCGTCAAGGACGAGGCGACGGGGCTGTTCCTGCTGGATCTGTAG
- the holB gene encoding DNA polymerase III subunit delta': MPLQDVRGHRRLLELLAGAVGRNALPPSLLFDGPEGVGKRTTAVAVAQALNCTQPIPFPGAREESRAGCGRCPACRRIARGAHPDVVVVSPEASGSIKTETIRDEVLQPSAYRPFEGRWRVFIVDEADALVPNAQDALLKTLEEPPPGSIFILVTSIADALLPTVRSRCYRLRFGRVSEAEIARVLREHHRFSAADARAASVMADGSIGRALAAQEGELAAAREVAAALLRSVAPGRLPQRLEGAKAFVAGTRAAAADRATLADRLRAVSSMLRDLGILASRAEHGLLANADIQEQLDALLPAFAADRVLRAFSSVDRALSALERNASPKIVADWVALEI; this comes from the coding sequence ATGCCGCTCCAGGACGTTCGCGGGCATCGCCGCCTTCTCGAGCTGCTCGCGGGCGCCGTCGGCCGCAACGCGCTGCCGCCGAGCCTGCTGTTCGACGGGCCGGAAGGCGTGGGCAAGCGGACGACCGCCGTGGCGGTGGCGCAGGCGCTCAACTGCACGCAGCCGATCCCGTTCCCCGGAGCCAGAGAGGAGAGCCGCGCCGGCTGCGGCCGCTGCCCGGCGTGCCGGCGGATCGCCCGGGGCGCGCATCCCGACGTGGTGGTGGTCTCGCCGGAGGCGTCCGGCTCGATCAAGACCGAGACGATCCGCGACGAGGTGCTCCAGCCGAGCGCCTATCGCCCGTTCGAAGGGCGCTGGCGCGTGTTCATCGTGGACGAGGCGGACGCGCTGGTGCCCAACGCGCAGGACGCGCTGCTCAAGACGCTCGAGGAGCCGCCGCCCGGCTCGATCTTCATCCTCGTGACGTCGATCGCCGACGCGCTGCTGCCCACGGTGCGGTCGCGCTGCTATCGCCTGCGGTTCGGGCGCGTGAGCGAGGCGGAGATCGCGCGCGTGCTGCGCGAGCATCACCGGTTCAGCGCGGCGGACGCGCGGGCGGCCTCCGTGATGGCCGACGGCAGCATCGGCCGGGCGCTCGCCGCGCAGGAAGGGGAGCTGGCCGCGGCGCGCGAGGTCGCCGCGGCGCTGCTCCGGTCCGTGGCGCCGGGACGGCTGCCGCAGCGCCTCGAGGGGGCGAAGGCGTTCGTCGCGGGCACGCGTGCGGCCGCCGCCGACCGGGCGACGCTCGCGGACCGGCTGCGGGCGGTGTCATCGATGTTGCGGGACCTGGGAATCCTGGCCAGCCGCGCGGAGCACGGGCTGCTGGCGAATGCCGACATCCAGGAGCAGCTCGACGCGCTGCTGCCGGCCTTCGCCGCCGACCGCGTGCTGCGCGCGTTTTCGTCGGTCGATCGCGCGCTGTCGGCGCTCGAGCGGAACGCCAGTCCGAAGATCGTGGCGGACTGGGTCGCGCTCGAGATCTGA